Proteins from one Oncorhynchus masou masou isolate Uvic2021 chromosome 12, UVic_Omas_1.1, whole genome shotgun sequence genomic window:
- the LOC135548975 gene encoding intelectin-like yields MRYQAFLLPIPLLMLLQTCTTTSALDSVKKVGQASAPKVVTVNELRNRAQFNARNCKEVKDKYGQTENGLYYLTTATGVVYQTFCDMTTAGGGWTLVASVHENNIYGKCTVGDRWTSQQGNNANWPQGEGNWANRKTFGTVEAATDDDFKNPGYYDIEAEDMSVWHVPNNTPVNHWNLAAIMRYHTDRHFLHLYGGNLYQLFHSYPVEYNVGAHLSDNGPSISIVYDLGDKESTKNVYGPYSGWEIEGGFISFRAINHERAATAICSGVKPKGGNVEHYCIGECGFFPEANPLQCGDFTGFAWNGYGTHIGFSASKQMLESAVLLFYR; encoded by the coding sequence ATGAGGTACCAGGCTTTTCTGCTGCCGATCCCTCTACTGATGCTACTTCAGACATGCACCACCACTTCAGCACTTGATTCTGTAAAGAAGGTTGGGCAGGCAAGTGCTCCAAAAGTTGTCACAGTTAATGAGTTGAGAAATAGGGCTCAGTTCAATGCCAGAAACTGCAAGGAAGTTAAGGATAAATATGGTCAAACTGAGAACGGCCTGTACTACCTGACCACAGCTACTGGGGTGGTCTACCAGACCTTCTGCGACATGACCACAGCGGGCGGCGGCTGGACTCTGGTGGCAAGCGTGCATGAAAACAACATCTATGGGAAGTGCACGGTGGGCGATCGTTGGACCAGCCAGCAGGGCAACAACGCCAACTGGCCACAAGGAGAAGGCAACTGGGCAAACAGGAAGACTTTTGGAACAGTGGAGGCAGCCACGGACGACGACTTCAAGAATCCTGGCTACTACGACATCGAAGCAGAAGACATGTCGGTGTGGCATGTTCCCAACAACACTCCGGTCAACCACTGGAACCTGGCCGCCATCATGCGCTACCACACTGACAGGCACTTCCTCCATCTGTATGGGGGAAACCTGTACCAACTCTTCCACAGCTACCCGGTCGAGTACAACGTTGGTGCACACCTGTCCGACAATGGACCCTCCATTTCCATAGTGTATGACCTTGGGGACAAAGAGTCTACCAAAAATGTATACGGCCCTTACTCTGGATGGGAGATTGAAGGAGGCTTCATCAGTTTCAGAGCCATAAACCATGAACGGGCGGCCACAGCCATCTGCTCTGGGGTCAAACCCAAAGGTGGTAATGTTGAACATTACTGTATAGGTGAATGTGGGTTTTTCCCTGAGGCTAACCCTCTTCAATGTGGGGATTTCACTGGCTTTGCCTGGAATGGCTATGGGACCCATATAGGCTTTAGTGCATCAAAACAGATGCTTGAGTCAGCTGTCTTACTCTTTTACCGCTAA